In Eucalyptus grandis isolate ANBG69807.140 chromosome 4, ASM1654582v1, whole genome shotgun sequence, the following proteins share a genomic window:
- the LOC104442926 gene encoding probable F-box protein At4g22030, giving the protein MASLASTLSLSSCNPRSSKRINAAIRFPWPQKLRPAVPNPTKITLETADRLKTPVVTSVEANDVGDEIVSNEAVHGPCKSSASAYADHPSFARIQLHALLASISDRIEMHNNMCEQRNNWNHLLLSSINMITLTATTISGLSVIISASGGPLTSSSSSALLAMKLCSALLFSAATGMLLVVNKIQPSQLAEEQRNSVRLFKQLYSEVESRLDVRGDSVTEADVEEIVEKILALDKAYPLSLIGKMLEKFPGKFEPAIWWPMSSDGDDNQEKERDSSCEERENIDDFLKNVEQIDNGWSEELEVEMRAVLHVLKSKDSEDYMRLGNLVLKINKALAISGPLLTGIAAFGSVFMGPTGGPWAAVAAVTGGALAAVVNSFEHGYQVGMVVEMYRNCAGFFRLLEESIESTLVEREVQRRENGEMFRLKVALKLGRSLSQLRDLARKSTSSGDYGTDVDEFASKLF; this is encoded by the coding sequence ATGGCTTCTCTAGCTTCGACTCTCTCGCTCTCTTCTTGTAATCCTCGTTCTTCGAAGAGAATAAATGCTGCCATTCGATTCCCATGGCCTCAAAAACTACGTCCAGCAGTTCCGAACCCAACAAAAATCACTCTCGAAACAGCCGACCGACTGAAAACACCCGTTGTGACGTCGGTTGAGGCAAACGACGTCGGTGACGAAATAGTTAGCAATGAAGCAGTGCATGGGCCATGCAAAAGTAGCGCCTCAGCTTATGCTGATCATCCTTCTTTTGCAAGGATTCAACTTCATGCACTCTTGGCGTCCATATCCGACAGGATAGAGATGCACAACAACATGTGCGAGCAGCGAAACAACTGGAACCACCTCCTTCTGAGCTCCATTAACATGATAACCTTAACCGCTACAACGATCTCCGGGCTTTCCGTGATTATCTCCGCCTCTGGCGGACCGCTGACTTCATCTTCAAGTTCAGCGCTTTTGGCTATGAAATTGTGTTCGGCCTTGTTGTTCTCTGCAGCAACGGGGATGTTGCTTGTGGTGAACAAGATCCAGCCCTCGCAGCTAGCCGAAGAGCAGCGCAACTCCGTAAGATTGTTCAAGCAACTATACAGCGAGGTCGAGTCGAGGCTCGATGTTCGTGGTGATTCGGTAACAGAGGCTGACGTGGAGGAAATAGTGGAGAAGATCTTGGCTCTTGATAAAGCTTACCCTCTTTCCTTGATCGGAAAGATGCTCGAGAAATTTCCTGGGAAATTCGAGCCGGCCATTTGGTGGCCTATGTCAAGTGATGGGGATGAtaatcaagaaaaagagagggattcTTCATGCgaggaaagagaaaacatagatgattttctgaaaaatgtGGAGCAGATAGATAATGGGTGGAGTGAGGAGTTGGAAGTGGAAATGAGAGCTGTTCTTCATGTGTTGAAAAGTAAAGATTCCGAGGACTACATGAGACTGGGGAATCTGGTATTGAAGATCAACAAGGCTTTGGCCATCTCCGGGCCTTTACTAACTGGGATCGCGGCCTTCGGCTCAGTGTTCATGGGGCCCACTGGTGGACCGTGGGCGGCAGTGGCGGCCGTCACCGGCGGCGCGCTGGCCGCGGTGGTCAACAGTTTTGAGCATGGTTATCAGGTGGGTATGGTGGTGGAAATGTACAGAAACTGTGCAGGGTTCTTCAGGCTTTTGGAGGAATCCATTGAATccacattagtggagagagaagTGCAAAGAAGGGAAAATGGGGAGATGTTTAGATTGAAGGTGGCTCTCAAGTTGGGAAGAAGCTTGTCCCAGCTCAGAGATTTAGCAAGAAAATCAACTTCCTCCGGAGATTATGGGACCGATGTGGATGAATTTGCGAGCAAGCTTTTCTGA